One genomic region from Rothia dentocariosa ATCC 17931 encodes:
- the lipB gene encoding lipoyl(octanoyl) transferase LipB translates to MSVILERVGFAPDYVNYVESLDMQSRLHAEVAARARQNTILLLEHEPVITAGKRTEDHEYPTDRSTPVVKIDRGGKLTWHGPGQLTGYPILKLPEPLDVVAYVRILEEIIMNVLAHFGIKGERVEGRSGVWILGDGITPDKKIAAIGIRVSKQTTMHGFAINCCNETAPFMQFIPCGITDAGVTTISEQLGRTVTPADILETLERELIKYQDRLAMPFEPLVPQEHKVAHETAA, encoded by the coding sequence ATGTCCGTAATACTTGAACGTGTGGGGTTTGCCCCTGACTATGTGAATTATGTTGAGAGCCTTGATATGCAATCTCGCCTTCATGCAGAGGTAGCGGCACGCGCTCGGCAAAACACTATTCTTCTGCTCGAACATGAGCCCGTGATTACGGCTGGCAAGCGCACTGAAGATCATGAGTACCCCACAGACCGTTCAACTCCAGTCGTGAAAATTGACCGCGGCGGAAAACTCACGTGGCATGGTCCCGGACAGCTGACCGGGTATCCCATTCTGAAACTTCCTGAGCCTCTTGATGTAGTAGCGTATGTACGCATCCTAGAGGAGATTATTATGAATGTACTCGCTCACTTTGGCATCAAAGGCGAACGCGTGGAAGGGCGTAGCGGCGTATGGATTCTGGGCGATGGCATCACACCGGATAAGAAAATCGCCGCCATTGGGATTCGCGTTTCAAAGCAAACCACAATGCACGGGTTCGCCATTAACTGCTGCAATGAGACCGCACCGTTCATGCAGTTCATTCCCTGCGGTATTACGGATGCTGGCGTCACAACAATCTCAGAGCAGCTCGGTCGTACAGTAACCCCGGCAGATATTCTAGAGACCCTTGAGCGTGAGCTTATTAAGTATCAGGATCGTTTGGCAATGCCTTTTGAGCCCCTTGTTCCGCAGGAGCACAAGGTGGCACACGAGACGGCTGCGTAG
- the lipA gene encoding lipoyl synthase encodes MSIKPEGRKLLRVEARNAEVPIEKKPHWIKTKAVVGPEYNEMKELARGQGLHTVCEEAGCPNIYECWEDREATYLIGGSECTRRCDFCNIATGKPAAVDYAEPFKVAKNVKVMGLRYATVTGVARDDLEDGGAWLYAETTRQIHKMCPNTGVEMLIPDFKGKPEHVQKVIDARPEVFAHNLETVPRIFKQIRPAFRYERSLDVITQGKEAGMVTKSNLILGMGETNDEIYEALCDLYDAGCDIITLTQYLRPGPLFHPIERWVKPAEFLEFSAMAESIGFAGVMAGPMVRSSYRAGRLWARAMKKNGYEIPENLAHIEDGGAALQEASSLVAAGF; translated from the coding sequence ATGAGCATTAAGCCTGAAGGCCGCAAGCTGCTGCGCGTCGAGGCTCGCAATGCTGAGGTTCCCATCGAGAAGAAGCCTCACTGGATTAAGACCAAAGCCGTTGTGGGGCCTGAATATAACGAAATGAAGGAATTGGCCCGCGGTCAGGGGCTTCATACAGTGTGTGAGGAAGCTGGCTGTCCCAATATCTATGAGTGTTGGGAAGACCGCGAGGCAACCTACCTTATTGGCGGTTCTGAATGCACTCGCCGTTGCGATTTCTGCAATATTGCCACTGGTAAACCCGCTGCAGTTGATTACGCTGAGCCCTTCAAAGTCGCTAAAAACGTTAAGGTTATGGGTCTGCGTTATGCCACGGTGACCGGTGTGGCACGTGACGATCTTGAAGACGGCGGTGCCTGGCTCTACGCAGAGACTACACGCCAGATTCACAAGATGTGCCCCAATACCGGTGTTGAGATGCTGATCCCTGATTTCAAGGGTAAGCCAGAGCATGTGCAGAAAGTCATTGATGCACGTCCAGAGGTTTTTGCCCACAACCTAGAGACCGTACCGCGCATCTTTAAGCAGATCCGCCCGGCATTCCGTTATGAGCGCTCACTCGATGTGATTACCCAGGGTAAAGAGGCCGGCATGGTCACGAAGTCCAACCTGATTCTGGGTATGGGTGAAACTAACGATGAGATTTACGAGGCACTCTGCGATCTGTACGACGCCGGATGCGATATTATCACCCTGACTCAGTATCTGCGCCCCGGTCCCCTTTTCCATCCCATTGAGCGTTGGGTGAAGCCCGCCGAATTCCTGGAGTTCTCAGCTATGGCAGAATCCATCGGTTTTGCTGGCGTTATGGCTGGTCCGATGGTTCGGTCCTCATATCGTGCCGGTCGTCTGTGGGCACGCGCGATGAAGAAGAACGGCTATGAGATTCCAGAAAACCTTGCGCATATCGAAGATGGCGGTGCGGCTTTGCAAGAGGCTTCTTCCCTAGTCGCAGCGGGTTTCTAG
- a CDS encoding DUF4191 domain-containing protein → MAEKREEKKKQKKDKSPGTFAQMKQVYQMTKKSDPNIGWILLLAVVVTLLVFVLIGALLNNIITFIILGLAVGVLAAMIILGRRAQKAAFTQIEGQPGRAGAAMNSVRRGWIVEEQPVAANRNQDLVFRGLGRPGIVLVTEGPSSRVQNLVKNEKKHLNRVVPGVPVHVIETGHDENQVELKDVVKTMNKLPKALTQQEVQGVSNRLSTLNHVRNPMNSIPKGIDPNRVRPDRRAMRGR, encoded by the coding sequence GTGGCAGAAAAACGCGAAGAGAAGAAAAAGCAGAAGAAAGATAAGTCTCCGGGTACGTTTGCCCAGATGAAGCAGGTCTACCAGATGACCAAAAAATCTGACCCGAATATCGGGTGGATTCTGCTTCTTGCAGTGGTCGTTACCCTACTTGTTTTCGTCCTGATCGGCGCGTTACTCAACAACATCATCACTTTTATTATTCTTGGTCTTGCGGTTGGCGTTCTTGCCGCCATGATTATTCTGGGTCGTCGCGCACAAAAAGCAGCGTTCACACAGATCGAAGGACAACCCGGGCGTGCGGGTGCCGCTATGAACTCTGTGCGCCGCGGCTGGATTGTGGAAGAGCAGCCTGTAGCTGCGAACCGCAATCAGGATCTTGTCTTTCGGGGTCTCGGTAGGCCGGGAATTGTGCTGGTAACCGAGGGACCTTCATCGCGTGTGCAGAACCTTGTGAAAAATGAGAAGAAACATCTTAACCGCGTAGTTCCTGGCGTTCCCGTACACGTGATTGAGACCGGTCACGACGAGAATCAGGTTGAGTTAAAAGATGTCGTCAAGACTATGAACAAGCTGCCTAAAGCCCTGACTCAGCAAGAAGTTCAGGGAGTTTCTAATCGTCTTAGTACCCTCAACCATGTGCGTAACCCCATGAACAGCATTCCAAAGGGTATAGATCCGAACCGTGTGCGCCCCGATCGTCGCGCAATGCGTGGGCGTTAG
- a CDS encoding RDD family protein produces MIERDDLGSWLNGAPSDQKYPGEIMGRPETGPGAIARPMRRLLGFIIDWYLCLGLAFLLVGGQNVQIHGLMTLGIFLLYLIVLVGFMGHTLGHFLVGVQVQTLDGRPAGWKRALIRAVLTMLVLPTVILDANSRGLHDRAAGTILVRIR; encoded by the coding sequence ATGATTGAACGTGACGATCTTGGGTCGTGGCTCAACGGCGCGCCCAGCGACCAAAAATACCCCGGAGAGATCATGGGGCGACCAGAGACAGGACCTGGCGCTATAGCCCGTCCGATGCGTCGCCTCCTAGGTTTCATCATAGATTGGTATCTATGCTTGGGTCTTGCGTTTCTGCTAGTCGGAGGCCAAAACGTACAAATACATGGTCTAATGACACTAGGAATTTTTCTGCTGTACCTGATCGTACTCGTAGGATTTATGGGGCACACTCTGGGGCATTTTCTGGTTGGAGTCCAAGTGCAAACTCTAGATGGCAGGCCTGCTGGTTGGAAGCGAGCCCTTATCCGAGCTGTGCTGACCATGCTGGTGCTGCCCACCGTAATTTTGGACGCGAATTCACGCGGTCTTCACGATCGCGCGGCAGGAACTATACTTGTGCGCATCCGCTAG
- the glnA gene encoding type I glutamate--ammonia ligase — translation MFTSPQEVLDFIKSDEIVFVDIRFTDMPGVQQHFNLPAKAIDEDFFVNGQLFDGSSIRGFQGIAESDMQLIPDVKSAYVDPFRLEKTLVIICSIVNPRTGEPYHRDPRGVAERAEAYLQSTGVADTAFFASEAEFFVFEDVRYQVEPNSVFYKIDSDEAYWNTGRKEEGGNLGNKTPIKGGYFPVSPVDKQADLRDAMCVAMDQVGLEVERSHHEVGSPGQAEINYKFSTLTNAADDLLKFKYVIKNTADEWGKSVTFMPKPVFGDNGSGMHCHQSLWLGGDPLFYDERGYANLSDIARWYIGGLIEHSSAVLAFTNPTVNSYKRLVPGYEAPVNMVYSQGNRSAGIRIPITGANPKAKRLEFRAPDPSCNPYFAFSAQLMAGLDGIRNRIEPPAPIDKDLYELPAEEAKDIKKAPANLEEALAALEADHDFLLEGGVFTEDLIHAWIDYKRTNELEPLSLIPHPLEYQLYYGV, via the coding sequence ATGTTTACCAGTCCCCAAGAAGTTCTCGATTTTATTAAGAGCGACGAAATTGTCTTCGTCGACATTCGATTCACCGATATGCCTGGGGTGCAGCAGCACTTCAACCTTCCGGCGAAGGCGATCGACGAGGATTTCTTCGTCAACGGTCAGCTTTTTGATGGCTCGTCTATTCGTGGTTTCCAGGGCATTGCCGAGTCTGATATGCAGCTTATTCCTGATGTTAAGTCGGCGTATGTTGATCCTTTCCGTCTTGAAAAAACCCTTGTTATTATCTGCTCTATCGTGAATCCCCGCACCGGTGAGCCTTACCATCGTGACCCTCGCGGTGTAGCCGAACGCGCTGAAGCATACTTGCAGTCCACAGGTGTTGCCGATACCGCGTTCTTTGCTTCTGAAGCCGAGTTCTTCGTCTTTGAGGATGTCCGTTACCAGGTAGAGCCCAATTCCGTGTTCTATAAAATCGATTCCGATGAAGCATATTGGAACACCGGCCGCAAGGAAGAAGGCGGCAATCTTGGTAATAAGACCCCTATCAAGGGCGGTTATTTCCCGGTCTCCCCTGTCGATAAGCAAGCCGATCTGCGTGATGCTATGTGCGTAGCGATGGATCAGGTTGGGCTCGAAGTTGAGCGCAGCCATCACGAAGTTGGGTCTCCCGGACAGGCAGAGATCAACTACAAGTTCTCAACCCTCACCAATGCCGCCGACGACCTGCTGAAGTTTAAGTACGTTATCAAGAACACCGCCGATGAGTGGGGCAAGTCAGTGACTTTCATGCCGAAACCTGTCTTCGGCGATAACGGTTCGGGTATGCACTGCCACCAGTCACTGTGGTTAGGCGGCGACCCACTCTTTTATGATGAGCGCGGATACGCAAACCTCTCCGATATCGCTCGCTGGTACATCGGCGGTCTGATTGAGCATTCCTCCGCTGTGTTGGCGTTTACCAACCCGACCGTTAACTCTTACAAGCGCCTTGTGCCTGGCTACGAGGCCCCCGTGAATATGGTGTACTCGCAGGGTAACCGCTCTGCCGGTATTCGTATCCCGATTACTGGCGCCAACCCGAAAGCTAAGCGCCTGGAGTTCCGTGCCCCTGACCCTTCATGTAACCCCTATTTCGCGTTCTCGGCTCAGCTTATGGCCGGTTTGGATGGTATTCGCAACCGTATTGAGCCACCAGCACCGATCGACAAGGACCTATACGAGCTGCCCGCCGAAGAGGCCAAGGATATCAAGAAGGCCCCCGCTAACCTTGAGGAAGCGCTGGCCGCGCTTGAGGCAGACCACGACTTCCTACTCGAAGGCGGCGTATTCACCGAGGATCTGATTCATGCGTGGATTGACTACAAGCGCACGAACGAGCTTGAACCGCTCTCGCTGATTCCTCACCCACTGGAATACCAGCTGTACTACGGTGTCTAA
- a CDS encoding nuclear transport factor 2 family protein, whose amino-acid sequence MSHVLSRRTVCLSAGLTAVATFVGCASSSLSSDEALYKNDQLLPSAPGEPYTGSDEQPIRTQERMFMAMMDADAESLRSTLTEDATLTHITGQIQTRDEWVQSVADKTMSYSNIEVVSAHVERSDNGAQLVARTRTTANINGSNGTWNLQLVSQIHPDGAHFTKTVASLWS is encoded by the coding sequence GTGTCGCATGTACTATCACGGCGTACTGTATGTCTATCAGCTGGTCTTACAGCAGTTGCAACTTTCGTAGGTTGCGCTTCCAGCTCGCTGTCGTCCGATGAAGCACTATATAAGAATGACCAGCTATTACCCTCTGCACCAGGCGAGCCCTATACAGGTTCCGATGAACAGCCTATTCGCACACAAGAGCGTATGTTTATGGCGATGATGGATGCTGACGCCGAATCTCTCCGTTCCACTCTCACTGAGGATGCTACACTCACCCACATCACAGGCCAAATCCAGACTCGCGATGAGTGGGTACAGTCGGTTGCCGATAAAACTATGTCCTACAGCAATATTGAGGTAGTATCTGCTCACGTGGAACGAAGTGACAATGGCGCTCAGCTCGTAGCACGTACGCGCACGACCGCAAATATTAATGGGAGCAATGGAACCTGGAATCTCCAGCTTGTATCGCAGATACACCCCGATGGTGCGCACTTTACGAAGACTGTCGCTTCCCTATGGTCTTAA
- a CDS encoding GRP family sugar transporter: protein MNILIGLIPALFWGILPLCVSKIGGKPTQQIMGTTMGVLLMGIATSLLFFPIRLDAWAFFLCFLSGASWAFGQMNQYRAFTQIGVSQTMPLSTGMQLVGTSLMGVVAFGDWGTVQAKVIGAVALALIIIGIWMTTKQENPDPQSGGNMRTGIITLLFSTIGYVGYSFFPNYVSVDGWYKFLPQSVGMVVAAITMSMLTRDGTRPWDKKSLQNIICGVIFSGAALAYLVSIEPHRNGVASGFTLSQMNVIISTLGSILLLGEKKTRLELLYVLGGLALVVIGGVLIGTL from the coding sequence ATGAATATCCTTATCGGTCTTATACCCGCGCTATTCTGGGGCATTCTGCCTCTGTGCGTATCTAAAATCGGTGGTAAACCGACTCAGCAAATTATGGGTACCACGATGGGCGTGCTCCTCATGGGTATTGCCACTTCCCTGCTTTTCTTCCCGATTCGCCTTGACGCTTGGGCATTTTTTCTGTGCTTCCTCTCAGGAGCAAGCTGGGCGTTTGGTCAGATGAACCAGTACCGTGCTTTTACCCAAATCGGTGTTTCTCAAACCATGCCTTTATCGACTGGCATGCAGCTGGTAGGTACTTCGCTGATGGGCGTGGTGGCGTTCGGCGACTGGGGTACCGTTCAAGCTAAAGTAATTGGGGCCGTAGCTCTGGCTCTCATTATCATCGGTATTTGGATGACCACGAAGCAAGAGAATCCTGACCCACAGTCTGGCGGGAATATGCGGACCGGTATTATCACACTCTTATTTTCTACCATCGGATATGTTGGATATTCATTCTTTCCCAACTATGTGAGTGTAGACGGGTGGTATAAATTCCTGCCCCAATCAGTGGGTATGGTGGTAGCAGCTATCACGATGTCTATGCTGACCCGTGACGGTACCCGCCCTTGGGATAAGAAGTCTTTACAGAACATTATCTGTGGCGTGATTTTCTCGGGTGCTGCGTTAGCCTACCTAGTGTCTATTGAGCCGCATCGCAACGGTGTTGCCAGCGGGTTTACACTCTCACAGATGAACGTTATTATCTCCACTCTGGGCAGTATCTTGCTACTGGGCGAGAAGAAAACGAGGCTGGAGTTGCTGTATGTGTTAGGAGGACTCGCCCTCGTAGTTATTGGCGGCGTTCTTATTGGTACGCTTTAG